Proteins co-encoded in one Salarias fasciatus chromosome 4, fSalaFa1.1, whole genome shotgun sequence genomic window:
- the med9 gene encoding mediator of RNA polymerase II transcription subunit 9 codes for MAVAQPALEKESEDCSLLPLVHDIIKCMDKDSQDVHQELAKLKAKIQEAREQISNMPGIDSSPQEQQQQLATLREQVRTKNQLLHKYKGLCMFDVPKAS; via the exons ATGGCGGTGGCTCAGCCTGCGCTCGAGAAAGAAAGCGAGGATTGCTCTTTGTTGCCTTTAGTCCACGATATTATAAAATG CATGGACAAAGACAGCCAGGATGTGCACCAGGAGCTGGCTAAACTGAAGGCGAAGATCCAGGAGGCTCGGGAGCAGATCTCCAACATGCCCGGGATCGACAGCAGTccgcaggagcagcagcagcagctggccacGCTCCGGGAGCAGGTCCGCACCAAGAACCAGCTGCTCCACAAATACAAAGGACTGTGCATGTTTGATGTGCCAAAAGCATCCTGA
- the LOC115387299 gene encoding dexamethasone-induced Ras-related protein 1-like, with product MIKKMSPSENEFDIPAKNCHRMVILGSTKVGKTAVISRFLNGRFDDQYTPTIEDFHRKFYSIRGDVYQLDILDTSGNHPFPAMRRLSILTGDVFILVFSLDSRDSFQEVQRLKRQIYETKSCLRNKTKENVDVPLVICGNKCDRDFYREVQEEEIEQLVGGDEHCAYFEISAKKNTNVDQMFQTLFTMAKLPNEMSPDRHCKVSLQYCDVLHRKSFRGKKCKDGAAYGVVAPFARRPSVHSDLMYIKEKAVGGSQTKEKGCIIC from the exons ATGATCAAGAAGATGTCTCCTTCGGAGAACGAGTTTGACATTCCGGCCAAGAACTGCCACCGGATGGTGATTCTGGGCTCCACCAAAGTTGGGAAGACCGCCGTCATCTCTCGTTTTTTGAACGGGAGGTTTGACGACCAGTACACGCCAACTATCGAAGACTTCCACAGGAAATTCTACAGCATCAGGGGGGACGTTTACCAGCTGGACATCCTGGACACATCTGGAAATCACCCCTTCCCTGCGATGAGGAGGCTTTCAATTCTCactg gcGATGTGTTCATCTTGGTGTTCAGCCTGGACAGCAGAGACTCCTTCCAGGAGGTGCAGCGCCTGAAGCGCCAGATCTACGAGACCAAGTCCTGCCTGCGGAACAAAACCAAGGAAAACGTGGACGTCCCGCTCGTCATCTGCGGCAACAAGTGCGACCGGGACTTTTACCGCGAGGTGCAGGAGGAAGAAATCGAGCAGCTGGTCGGCGGGGACGAGCATTGCGCGTACTTTGAAATCTCCGCCAAAAAGAACACCAACGTGGACCAGATGTTCCAGACTCTCTTCACCATGGCCAAGCTGCCGAACGAAATGAGCCCCGACCGGCACTGCAAAGTTTCCCTGCAGTACTGCGACGTGCTCCACAGAAAGTCCTTCAGAGGCAAGAAGTGCAAGGACGGGGCCGCGTACGGAGTGGTGGCGCCGTTCGCGCGGAGACCGAGCGTGCACAGTGACTTGATGTACATCAAGGAGAAAGCAGTCGGCGGCAGCCAGACCAAAGAGAAAGGCTGCATCATATGCTGA